The Labeo rohita strain BAU-BD-2019 chromosome 19, IGBB_LRoh.1.0, whole genome shotgun sequence genome window below encodes:
- the mc5ra gene encoding melanocortin 5a receptor: MNASEATLSLWAIHVNSSPISYLLNATETPSHAKPKACEQLNIATEVFLILGIVSLLENILVICAIVKNKNLHSPMYFFVCSLAVADMLVSVSNAWETIVIYLLTNRQLVVEDHFIRQMDNVFDSMICISVVASMCSLLAIAVDRYVTIFYALRYHNIMTVRRAALIIGGIWTFCTGCGIVFIIYSDNTSVIVCLVSMFFIMLALMASLYSHMFMLARSHVKRIAALPGYNSIHQRASMKAAVTLTILLGIFIVCWAPFFLHLILMISCPRNLYCMCFMSHFNMYLILIMCNSVIDPLIYAFRSQEMRKTLKEIICCYSLRNVFGMSR; encoded by the coding sequence ATGAACGCTTCAGAGGCCACCCTGTCCCTTTGGGCCATCCATGTCAACTCCAGTCCCATCTCGTACCTCCTCAACGCCACTGAGACCCCATCCCACGCCAAGCCCAAAGCATGCGAGCAGCTCAACATTGCCACCGAGGTGTTCCTCATCCTCGGCATCGTCAGTCTGCTAGAGAACATCCTGGTCATCTGCGCCatagtgaaaaacaaaaacctacACTCGCCAATGTACTTCTTCGTCTGCAGCCTGGCCGTGGCCGACATGCTGGTGAGCGTCTCCAATGCTTGGGAGACCATCGTCATCTACTTACTCACCAACCGCCAGCTGGTGGTGGAGGACCATTTCATCAGACAGATGGACAATGTTTTTGACTCTATGATCTGCATCTCTGTGGTGGCATCCATGTGTAGTCTTCTAGCTATAGCCGTTGATCGCTACGTCACGATTTTTTACGCTTTACGATATCATAATATCATGACGGTGCGCAGGGCAGCGCTAATCATCGGCGGGATTTGGACCTTCTGCACCGGCTGTGGAATTGTCTTCATTATCTATTCCGACAACACATCTGTCATTGTGTGCTTGGTCTCCATGTTCTTCATCATGCTCGCGCTCATGGCCTCCCTCTACAGCCACATGTTCATGCTAGCGCGTTCTCACGTCAAACGCATCGCCGCCCTGCCAGGCTACAACTCCATCCACCAAAGAGCCAGCATGAAGGCAGCCGTCACCCTGACCATTCTTCTGGGGATCTTCATCGTCTGCTGGGCTCCATTCTTTCTCCACCTCATCCTTATGATCTCCTGTCCCAGAAACCTCTACTGCATGTGCTTCATGTCGCATTTCAACATGTACCTCATCCTCATTATGTGCAACTCAGTCATCGACCCACTCATTTACGCTTTCAGGAGTCAGGAGATGCGGAAAACACTTAAGGAAATCATCTGCTGCTACAGCCTGAGGAACGTCTTTGGAATGTCCAGGTAG